One region of Oryza sativa Japonica Group chromosome 10, ASM3414082v1 genomic DNA includes:
- the LOC4349455 gene encoding serine/threonine-protein kinase BSK2, with protein sequence MGCFLSKPAGAGPLPPNDAAALPADNPADPEAAAANGGADSAAADGGGDDKDAAKRAVPVFREFGLAELRAATKGFSADLIVSESGEKAPNVVYRGRLDGGRLIAVKRFSRLSWPDPQQFLAEAAGVGKVRHKRLVNLIGCCAEGDERLLVAEYMPNDTLSKHLFHWDKQPLPWEMRLRVAYYIAQALDHCNAENRKIYHDLNAYRVLFDEEGDPRLSSFGLMKNSRDGKSYSTNLAYTPPEFLRTGRVIAESVIYSYGTVLLDLLSGKHIPPSHALDLIRGKNILLLMDSSLEGQYANEDASKLVDLASKCLQFEARDRPNIKYLLSSVGPLQKQKEVASHVLMGITKATAVLPTILSPLGKACSGMDLTAVHDILLKTGYKDEEGAENELSFQEWTQQVQEMLNTKKFGDIAFRDKDFKTAIDYYSKLVGMMSVPSATVFARRSFSYLMNGQSELALRDAMQAQVCMPEWPTAFYLQALALSKLGMETDAQDMLNDGATFEAKKQNSWRG encoded by the exons ATGGGGTGCTTCCTGTCCAAGCCGGCGGGGGCGGGTCCCCTCCCGCccaacgacgccgccgcgctccccgCCGACAACCCCGCAGATCCCG aggcggcggccgcgaatGGCGGCGCTGACtccgcggcggccgacggcggcggcgacgacaaggACGCCGCCAAGCGCGCGGTCCCGGTGTTCAGGGAGTTCGGCCTCGCCGAGCTGCGCGCCGCCACCAAGGGCTTCAGCGCCGACCTCATCGTCTCCGAGAGCGGCGAGAAGGCCCCCAACGTCGTCTACCGCGGCCGCCTCGACGGCGGCCGCCTCATCGCCGTCAAGCGCTTCTCCCGCCTCTCCTGGCCCGACCCGCAGCAGTTCCTC gcggaggcggccggggtGGGGAAGGTGCGCCACAAGCGCCTCGTCAACCTCATCGGATGCTGCGCCGAGGGCGACGAGAGGCTGCTCGTCGCCGAGTACATGCCCAACGACACCCTTTCCAAGCATCTCTTCCACT GGGATAAGCAGCCCTTGCCATGGGAAATGCGGTTAAGGGTTGCGTATTACATTGCGCAGGCACTCGATCACTGCAATGCCGAGAACCGAAAAATCTATCATGACTTGAATGCTTATAGAGTACTTTTTGATGAG GAAGGTGATCCTCGGCTGTCAAGTTTTGGACTAATGAAGAACAGCCGCGATGGGAAAAGTTATAGCACTAATCTGGCTTACACCCCGCCTGAGTTTCTACGAACTG GCAGAGTCATCGCCGAGAGTGTGATATATAGCTATGGAACAGTTCTTTTGGATCTTTTGAGTGGGAAGCACATACCTCCTAGCCAT GCACTTGATTTGATAAGAGGGAAGAATATACTGTTGCTCATGGATTCCTCCTTAGAAGGGCAGTATGCTAATGAAGATGCTTCAAAACTAGTTGACCTTGCGTCGAAATGCTTGCAATTTGAAGCGAGGGACAGACCCAATATAAAGTATCTCTTGTCTTCTGTTGGGCCTCTTCAGAAGCAAAAGGAG GTAGCATCACATGTGTTGATGGGTATTACAAAAGCCACGGCGGTGTTGCCAACTATTCTTTCTCCCCTTGGGAAGGCCTGTTCCGGTATGGACCTTACAGCAGTACATGATATATTGCTCAAAACAGGTTACAAAGATGAAGAAGGTGCAGAAAATGAG CTGTCCTTTCAAGAATGGACTCAGCAAGTGCAAGAGATGCTGAATACCAAGAAGTTTGGTGACATTGCATTTAGAGACAAGGATTTCAAGACTGCAATTGACTACTACTCCAAG CTTGTTGGAATGATGTCAGTGCCTTCAGCCACAGTTTTTGCCCGGAGAAGTTTCTCCTATTTGATGAATGGGCAGTCAGAGCTTGCTCTCCGGGACGCAATGCAGGCCCAGGTCTGCATGCCCGAGTGGCCAACTGCCTTCTACCTACAAGCCCTTGCTCTCTCAAAGCTCGGCATGGAAACTGACGCACAAGATATGCTAAACGATGGAGCCACTTTTGAGGCCAAGAAGCAAAATAGCTGGCGAGGTTAG